One window of Hymenobacter sp. BRD128 genomic DNA carries:
- a CDS encoding S9 family peptidase: MNKFTLALLASCAALAAHAQAPPELVKVTDLLKIEQLNNVTLTRDGRRAVFTVLAVVPDEKSKADYKNLSQLYTIGTEAGAVPRQLTFSKDGATQPAWSPDGRRLAFVRTVEDKPQVFVMPTDGGEARQLTHFKYGATAPKWSPDGRQVLFGAAIPLRDFVKDSLLNASKFLPLWSYEKPGFSKNSPLGSARPNADGTLAEVRAYLDKNEVDKKAKVLDNLDFQDERDVSADKSLAQLFLIDATAPAAQPVAITHGFYRFSQAEFTPDGQHLLLLAAIDSVRHPDRAQENAVFLADLQGRHLRRLLGQDSTSYATPVVSPSGRWLAFQQSPTGRVAVPKLQLMPLGGGPVISIPLDRNPAGLAWSSDSKYLYFTAQANGGVPLYRVNIGTRKPEKLTADDTGILSFDVAQGHVVYAQTGVRNPSDLYVADASLRQPHRAGTFNDWVKTRRLSLPEKHTFTNDKGLAVDYWVMKPTAYQAGQKYPLLLDIHGGPAAMWGPGEASMWHEFQYFASQGYGVVYGNPRGSGGYGEQFLRANIRDWGTGPSSDVLTALDKTVAEGWADPNKLVVSGGSYAGYLVAWIVSHDHRFQAACSQRGVYDLATFFGEGNAWRLVPNYFGGYPWQPAVRALLTRESPITYVENITTPYILFHGENDRRTGFVQGEMLFRSLKVLGRPVEYVRHPGGTHELTRSGDNRQRIDQMLRTYEFFERYLRTKGVAAQ, translated from the coding sequence ATGAATAAATTTACCCTAGCCCTCCTAGCCAGCTGCGCCGCCCTGGCCGCTCACGCCCAGGCGCCACCTGAACTGGTGAAAGTCACTGACTTGCTGAAAATTGAGCAGCTCAACAATGTGACGCTGACCCGTGACGGCCGGCGAGCGGTCTTCACGGTGCTGGCCGTGGTGCCCGACGAGAAAAGCAAGGCCGACTACAAAAACCTGAGTCAGCTTTACACCATCGGCACTGAGGCGGGCGCCGTGCCCCGGCAGCTCACCTTCAGTAAGGACGGCGCCACGCAGCCCGCCTGGAGCCCCGACGGCCGGCGGCTAGCCTTCGTGCGCACGGTGGAGGACAAGCCCCAGGTATTTGTGATGCCCACCGATGGCGGCGAGGCCCGGCAGCTCACGCATTTCAAGTATGGCGCTACGGCGCCCAAGTGGAGCCCCGACGGCCGGCAGGTGCTGTTCGGGGCGGCCATTCCGCTGCGCGATTTCGTGAAAGACTCGCTGCTGAACGCAAGTAAATTCCTACCCCTCTGGTCGTACGAGAAGCCGGGCTTTTCCAAGAACTCGCCGCTAGGGTCGGCGCGGCCCAATGCCGACGGCACCCTGGCCGAAGTGCGCGCCTACCTCGATAAAAACGAGGTGGACAAGAAAGCCAAGGTGCTCGATAACCTTGATTTTCAAGATGAACGCGATGTGTCGGCCGATAAAAGCCTGGCCCAGCTTTTCCTGATTGATGCCACCGCCCCGGCCGCGCAGCCGGTGGCTATTACCCACGGCTTCTACCGCTTCAGCCAGGCTGAGTTTACGCCCGACGGCCAGCACCTGCTGCTGCTGGCGGCCATCGACTCGGTGCGCCACCCCGACCGCGCCCAGGAAAACGCCGTTTTTCTGGCCGACCTGCAGGGCCGCCACCTGCGCCGCCTACTGGGGCAGGACAGCACGTCTTACGCTACGCCGGTGGTGTCGCCGTCGGGCCGGTGGCTAGCCTTCCAGCAGTCACCCACCGGGCGCGTGGCCGTGCCCAAGCTCCAGCTGATGCCGCTGGGAGGCGGACCGGTCATCAGCATTCCGCTCGACCGCAACCCGGCCGGCCTGGCCTGGAGCAGCGACAGCAAGTACTTGTATTTCACGGCCCAAGCCAACGGCGGCGTGCCGCTGTACCGGGTGAATATCGGCACCCGCAAGCCCGAAAAGCTGACCGCCGACGACACGGGCATCCTGAGCTTCGACGTGGCCCAGGGCCACGTGGTGTACGCCCAAACCGGCGTGCGCAACCCCTCCGACCTGTACGTGGCCGATGCCAGTTTGCGCCAGCCGCACCGCGCCGGCACCTTCAACGACTGGGTGAAAACCCGGCGCCTTTCCTTACCCGAGAAGCACACCTTCACCAATGACAAGGGCCTAGCCGTGGACTACTGGGTGATGAAGCCCACCGCCTACCAGGCCGGCCAGAAGTACCCGCTGCTGCTCGACATCCACGGCGGGCCGGCGGCCATGTGGGGGCCGGGCGAGGCCAGCATGTGGCACGAGTTTCAATACTTCGCCAGCCAGGGCTACGGCGTGGTGTATGGCAACCCGCGCGGCTCGGGCGGCTACGGCGAGCAGTTTTTGCGGGCCAATATCCGCGACTGGGGCACTGGCCCGAGCAGCGACGTGCTCACGGCCCTCGACAAAACCGTGGCCGAAGGCTGGGCCGACCCCAACAAGCTGGTTGTGAGCGGCGGCTCCTACGCCGGCTACCTCGTGGCCTGGATTGTGAGCCACGACCACCGCTTCCAGGCCGCCTGCTCGCAGCGCGGGGTGTATGACCTGGCCACGTTCTTCGGCGAAGGCAACGCCTGGCGCCTCGTGCCCAACTACTTCGGCGGCTACCCCTGGCAGCCGGCCGTGCGGGCACTGCTCACCCGCGAATCGCCCATCACCTACGTCGAAAATATCACGACGCCCTACATCCTTTTTCACGGTGAAAACGACCGCCGCACGGGCTTCGTGCAGGGCGAGATGCTGTTCCGCAGCCTCAAAGTGCTGGGCCGGCCGGTCGAATACGTGCGCCACCCCGGCGGCACCCACGAGCTCACCCGCTCGGGCGACAACCGCCAGCGCATCGACCAGATGCTGCGCACCTACGAGTTCTTCGAGCGCTACCTGCGCACCAAAGGCGTGGCCGCGCAGTAG
- a CDS encoding diacylglycerol kinase family protein translates to MPSSTSVASPLPPGQPGLLRRRAASFGHAFRGVGAALRSELHLQFHAVASVLALGLGLYVKLTGIEWALVALAVAGVWAAELFNTAIETLTNLVSPEYHPLAGKAKDVAAGAVLLAALGALAVGALVFGPRLWALWPR, encoded by the coding sequence TTGCCGAGTTCGACGTCCGTGGCTAGCCCCCTGCCGCCCGGCCAGCCGGGCCTGCTGCGCCGCCGCGCGGCCAGCTTTGGGCACGCCTTTCGGGGCGTGGGGGCGGCGCTGCGGTCCGAGCTGCACTTGCAGTTTCACGCCGTGGCCTCGGTACTGGCACTGGGGCTGGGGCTTTATGTAAAGCTCACGGGCATCGAGTGGGCGCTGGTGGCACTAGCGGTGGCCGGCGTGTGGGCCGCCGAGCTATTCAACACGGCCATCGAAACGCTCACCAATCTGGTGTCGCCCGAGTATCACCCCCTGGCCGGCAAAGCCAAAGATGTGGCCGCCGGCGCCGTGCTGCTGGCGGCACTCGGGGCGCTGGCGGTGGGCGCGCTGGTGTTTGGCCCCCGGCTTTGGGCCCTGTGGCCGCGCTAA
- a CDS encoding SMP-30/gluconolactonase/LRE family protein, translated as MHSALFPIGAATVASLLLAGCTSGTTADKPRGTMPADSTAAHVPAPAPAGSPLTIVAEFTDPQVTGVAVAPGGKVFAFSPRWDFNPTYPVAVVGPSNTLTPYPDAGWCMWNDSVKAEPLKHWICPQAGYVDKKGMLWIIDPAAPGLKFTVPGGVKLVKTDPKTNKVVQVIPFPESVAPRHSYLNDVRIDLQNNYAYLTDSGTGALVVVDLKTTKSRQLLAKQPSTLPDKNFITKAQGKALYDPMGKPGQFKADGIALSTDNQYLYYRALSGHSLYRIKTAVLRNAALSPAQVQATVEKLPDAPACDGMELDSKNNLYLTNFEEGAILRRTPAGKIETVVKETRLEWPDTFAWDPDGNNIYFTTSAIHKMPNWNKGVGQPREPFRIYKMALAK; from the coding sequence ATGCATTCTGCTCTTTTCCCAATTGGGGCCGCCACTGTGGCTAGCCTGCTGCTGGCTGGCTGCACCTCCGGCACCACTGCCGACAAGCCGCGCGGCACCATGCCCGCCGACTCGACCGCCGCCCACGTGCCGGCCCCCGCGCCGGCGGGTTCGCCGCTCACCATCGTGGCTGAGTTTACCGACCCGCAGGTGACGGGGGTGGCGGTGGCGCCGGGCGGCAAGGTATTCGCCTTTTCGCCGCGCTGGGACTTCAACCCCACCTACCCCGTGGCCGTGGTGGGGCCTAGCAATACCCTCACGCCGTATCCCGACGCCGGCTGGTGCATGTGGAACGACTCGGTGAAGGCCGAGCCGCTCAAGCACTGGATTTGCCCGCAGGCTGGCTACGTCGATAAGAAAGGCATGCTCTGGATAATCGACCCCGCCGCGCCCGGCCTCAAGTTCACGGTGCCCGGCGGCGTAAAGCTGGTCAAAACCGACCCCAAAACCAATAAGGTAGTGCAGGTTATCCCTTTTCCCGAGAGCGTGGCCCCGCGCCACTCGTATCTCAACGATGTGCGCATCGACCTGCAAAACAACTACGCCTACCTCACCGACTCGGGTACCGGCGCGCTGGTAGTGGTCGATTTGAAAACGACCAAGTCACGCCAGTTGCTAGCCAAGCAGCCCTCGACACTGCCCGACAAAAACTTCATTACAAAGGCTCAAGGCAAGGCGCTCTACGACCCGATGGGCAAGCCCGGCCAGTTTAAAGCAGATGGCATTGCGCTGAGCACCGACAACCAGTACCTCTACTATCGGGCTTTGTCGGGCCACTCGCTCTACCGCATTAAAACCGCCGTGCTGCGTAATGCTGCCCTGAGCCCGGCGCAGGTGCAAGCCACCGTGGAAAAGCTACCGGATGCCCCCGCCTGCGACGGCATGGAGCTCGATAGCAAAAACAACCTCTACCTCACCAATTTCGAAGAAGGCGCCATTTTGCGCCGCACGCCCGCCGGCAAAATCGAAACCGTAGTAAAGGAAACTCGTCTCGAATGGCCCGATACCTTCGCCTGGGACCCCGACGGCAACAACATTTATTTTACCACCTCCGCTATCCACAAAATGCCCAACTGGAACAAAGGCGTGGGCCAGCCACGTGAGCCGTTCCGCATCTATAAGATGGCGCTGGCAAAATAG
- a CDS encoding RNA polymerase sigma factor, whose amino-acid sequence MLFRRRASPVPAAALSDQEVLARYRQGGDVAALGLLYERHLPEVFAVCRRYLAPPDEDAQDAAMQLFEQLVVKLRTHAPDNFGAWLYTTARNFCLMELRARQRGTASGGPLVLLPEAADVENAAARHLPDAGAEAEEASQHEADLQALEAALGQLPTEQRRCLELFYLEEKSYQEIVTLTGLALNLVKSHLQNGRRMLKRTLSKEVRIRNEE is encoded by the coding sequence GTGTTGTTTCGTCGCCGCGCCTCGCCTGTTCCCGCCGCTGCCCTTTCCGACCAGGAGGTGCTGGCTCGCTACCGCCAAGGGGGCGACGTGGCCGCGCTGGGCCTGCTCTACGAGCGGCACCTGCCCGAGGTATTTGCGGTGTGCCGCCGCTACCTGGCCCCGCCCGATGAGGACGCCCAGGACGCCGCCATGCAGCTTTTCGAGCAGCTGGTGGTGAAGCTGCGCACCCACGCGCCCGATAACTTCGGGGCCTGGCTCTACACCACGGCCCGCAATTTTTGCCTCATGGAGCTGCGCGCCCGGCAGCGCGGCACGGCTAGCGGCGGCCCGCTGGTGCTGCTGCCCGAGGCTGCTGATGTGGAAAATGCCGCCGCCCGGCATCTGCCCGATGCCGGCGCCGAAGCCGAAGAGGCTAGCCAGCACGAAGCCGACCTGCAAGCCCTAGAAGCAGCCCTCGGCCAACTGCCCACTGAGCAGCGCCGCTGCCTCGAGTTATTTTACTTGGAAGAAAAATCGTATCAGGAAATAGTTACCCTCACCGGGCTAGCGCTCAACCTCGTGAAAAGCCACCTGCAAAACGGCCGCCGCATGCTCAAGCGCACGTTGAGCAAGGAAGTAAGAATACGGAATGAGGAATGA
- a CDS encoding energy transducer TonB produces the protein MLPTNPLLNATAPAGSHLPVALLRQYAAGTLAPAAQHRVEAHTLACPRCADILEGLLQTPPTTTDQALARLQQRLRQRVQQQAAPARQVALPRRHRWLAPQLAAAAALLLGLVAGGWWAWQQRQHAPAPVVVAAPSPRPVEPAAAPAPAGPAPVAVAPSPRRGTARRARATAAVAAGRTARHLAAAAPVAAASPASAAAPARDSAALAGIPTISPAAPTAMAAPARVSEPLAKMRAAMPPPPALPATPSGGYAALREYLKKGAADFEPESPDGTRRSGRVLVRLHLGADGKIEQAEAVRKLRPDYDAEAIRLLRAGPAWVPGISAGRRAAQVVEVPVEFE, from the coding sequence ATGCTGCCCACCAACCCGCTGCTGAACGCTACTGCCCCGGCCGGCTCACACCTGCCGGTGGCGCTGCTGCGCCAGTACGCGGCGGGCACCCTAGCCCCGGCCGCCCAGCACCGCGTAGAGGCCCACACGCTGGCCTGCCCCCGCTGCGCCGACATCCTGGAAGGCCTGCTGCAAACCCCACCCACCACTACCGACCAGGCGCTGGCCCGGCTTCAGCAGCGGCTGCGGCAGCGCGTGCAGCAGCAAGCCGCGCCGGCGCGGCAGGTGGCCTTGCCCCGGCGCCACCGCTGGCTAGCCCCGCAGCTGGCCGCCGCGGCCGCCCTGCTACTCGGGTTGGTAGCGGGTGGGTGGTGGGCCTGGCAGCAGCGGCAGCACGCCCCCGCGCCAGTAGTGGTGGCAGCTCCTTCACCCCGGCCGGTCGAGCCAGCTGCGGCACCCGCGCCGGCCGGGCCAGCCCCTGTGGCGGTAGCACCCTCACCGCGGCGCGGCACGGCGCGGCGGGCGCGCGCTACTGCAGCGGTAGCGGCTGGGCGCACGGCCCGGCATTTGGCAGCTGCAGCGCCCGTAGCTGCCGCTAGCCCGGCCTCGGCCGCTGCACCTGCCCGTGACTCGGCTGCACTGGCCGGGATACCTACGATTTCGCCGGCCGCGCCCACGGCAATGGCCGCGCCGGCCCGCGTGAGCGAGCCGCTGGCTAAGATGCGCGCCGCCATGCCCCCGCCGCCGGCGCTACCGGCCACGCCCAGCGGCGGCTACGCAGCGTTGCGCGAGTACTTAAAAAAAGGGGCGGCCGATTTTGAGCCCGAAAGCCCGGATGGCACCCGGCGGTCGGGCCGGGTACTGGTGCGCCTGCACCTCGGCGCCGATGGCAAGATTGAGCAGGCCGAAGCCGTGCGCAAGCTGCGCCCCGATTATGACGCCGAGGCTATTCGCCTGCTTAGGGCAGGCCCGGCCTGGGTGCCCGGCATCAGCGCCGGGCGCCGGGCCGCGCAGGTTGTGGAAGTGCCGGTCGAGTTTGAGTAG
- a CDS encoding GNAT family N-acetyltransferase, whose amino-acid sequence MDFTQNLVLENSRVRLRPLDTADFEDLKAIAFEPAIWEYTITRADDALSLADYLAQAVSDRQAGRRYAFVLIDRASGRLAGSTSYYNVDPDNQKLSIGYTWVGTDFQRTGLNRAAKHLLLAHAFDQLNYERVELETDSRNHKSQTAMRRMGATEEGTLRSHRLTQGNYRRDTVIFSIIRPEWPELRRTTFAEFDVRG is encoded by the coding sequence ATGGATTTCACCCAAAACCTCGTCCTGGAAAACAGCCGCGTGCGCCTGCGCCCACTCGACACCGCCGATTTTGAGGACCTAAAGGCCATTGCCTTCGAGCCCGCTATCTGGGAATACACTATTACCCGCGCCGACGACGCCCTGAGCCTGGCCGACTACCTGGCCCAGGCCGTGAGCGACCGCCAGGCGGGCCGCCGCTACGCTTTTGTTCTCATTGATAGGGCTAGCGGGCGGCTGGCGGGCAGCACCAGCTACTACAACGTGGACCCCGACAACCAGAAGCTGAGCATCGGCTATACCTGGGTGGGCACCGATTTTCAGCGCACCGGCCTCAACCGCGCGGCCAAGCACCTGCTGCTGGCCCACGCCTTCGACCAGCTGAACTACGAGCGGGTGGAACTCGAAACCGACAGCCGCAACCACAAGTCGCAAACGGCCATGCGCCGCATGGGTGCCACCGAGGAAGGCACCCTGCGCAGCCACCGCCTCACGCAGGGCAACTACCGACGCGACACGGTGATTTTCAGCATCATCCGCCCCGAATGGCCCGAGCTGCGCCGCACCACTTTTGCCGAGTTCGACGTCCGTGGCTAG
- the fumC gene encoding class II fumarate hydratase has translation MSQFRTEKDTMGQVQVPADAYWGAQTQRSIENFPIAQDINKMPKEIIKAFAYLKKAAALTNRDAGVLDAEKADLIGRVADEILAGKLADQFPLVVWQTGSGTQSNMNVNEVIAYRGHVLHGGLLSDEKKFLAPNDDVNKSQSSNDTFPTAMHIAAYKILVETTIPGITKLRDTLKKKAVEFKEIVKIGRTHFMDATPLTLGQEFSGYVSQLDHGLRAIHHTLAHLSELALGGTAVGTGINTPAGYSENVARHIADLTGLPFVTAENKFEALAAHDAIVEAHGALKTVAVSLMKIANDVRMLSSGPRAGIGEISIPDNEPGSSIMPGKVNPTQCEAMTMVAAQVMGNDVAITVGGSLGHFELNVFKPVMIYNFLHSARLIGDVCVAFNDKCAVGIEPILPNIKKHVDSSLMLVTALNPHIGYYKAAEIAQTAHKNHSTLKETAVQLGYVTPEQFDEWLKPEDMVGAINVG, from the coding sequence ATGAGCCAGTTCCGCACCGAAAAAGATACCATGGGCCAGGTGCAAGTGCCCGCCGACGCCTATTGGGGCGCCCAAACCCAGCGCAGCATCGAGAACTTTCCGATTGCGCAGGATATCAATAAGATGCCGAAGGAAATCATCAAAGCCTTCGCCTACTTGAAGAAAGCCGCCGCCCTCACCAACCGCGACGCGGGCGTGCTCGACGCCGAAAAGGCCGACCTCATCGGCCGCGTGGCCGACGAAATACTGGCCGGTAAGCTGGCCGACCAGTTTCCCTTGGTGGTGTGGCAAACCGGCTCGGGCACGCAGAGCAATATGAATGTGAACGAGGTGATTGCCTACCGCGGCCACGTGCTGCACGGCGGTTTGCTCTCGGACGAGAAGAAGTTTTTGGCCCCCAATGACGACGTGAACAAGAGCCAGAGCAGCAACGACACCTTCCCGACGGCCATGCACATCGCGGCCTACAAAATCCTGGTCGAAACCACGATTCCGGGTATCACCAAGCTGCGCGATACGCTGAAAAAGAAGGCCGTAGAATTTAAGGAAATCGTTAAAATCGGCCGCACCCACTTCATGGACGCCACGCCGCTGACGCTGGGCCAGGAGTTTTCGGGCTATGTGTCGCAGCTCGACCACGGCCTGCGCGCCATCCACCATACGCTAGCCCACCTGAGCGAGCTAGCGCTGGGCGGCACCGCCGTGGGCACCGGCATCAACACGCCCGCCGGCTACTCCGAGAACGTGGCCAGGCACATTGCCGACCTCACGGGCCTGCCCTTCGTGACCGCCGAAAACAAGTTTGAGGCCCTGGCTGCTCACGACGCCATTGTGGAAGCCCACGGCGCGCTCAAAACGGTGGCCGTGAGCCTCATGAAAATTGCCAACGATGTGCGCATGCTCAGCAGCGGCCCGCGCGCGGGCATCGGCGAAATCTCGATTCCCGACAACGAGCCCGGGAGCAGCATCATGCCCGGCAAGGTAAACCCCACCCAGTGCGAGGCCATGACGATGGTAGCCGCCCAAGTGATGGGCAACGACGTGGCCATCACGGTGGGCGGCTCGCTGGGCCACTTCGAGCTGAACGTGTTTAAGCCGGTCATGATTTACAACTTCCTGCACTCGGCCCGCCTCATCGGCGACGTGTGCGTGGCCTTCAACGACAAGTGCGCCGTAGGCATCGAGCCCATTCTGCCCAACATCAAGAAGCACGTTGATAGCAGCCTGATGCTGGTGACGGCCCTCAACCCGCACATCGGCTACTACAAAGCCGCCGAAATTGCCCAGACGGCCCACAAAAACCACTCGACCCTCAAGGAAACCGCCGTGCAGCTCGGCTACGTCACCCCCGAGCAGTTCGACGAGTGGCTGAAGCCCGAGGACATGGTGGGCGCAATTAACGTGGGCTAG
- a CDS encoding M28 family metallopeptidase — protein MLKRYPLLLLAASLLARPLAAQTAPPAGKPLLGFGPTTAAAEYQLETKFDAQLKADELRQWMKRLAAHPHHVGSPYDKDNAEFMAGLFKSWGYATRIDVSYVLFPTPKLRKLELVAPTPFTASLTEKPVPEDATSGQTSEQLPTYNCFSKDGDVTAELVFVNQGIPKDYEELARRGIDVRGKIVIAKYGGSWRGIKPKVAAEMGAIGCLIYSDPKDDGYAQGDVYPKGPFKPETGAQRGSVLDMPTYSGDPLTPGYGSTKNAKHLDYRTAPTLTQIPVLPISYGDALPLLSALAGPMAPPDWRGALPIPYHLGPGPAKVHLQLEFNWKTEPVYNVIATLRGRELPDEWILRGNHHDAWVNGASDPLSGMVAELEEARALGELVKTGWRPRRTLMFCAWDGEEPGLLGSTEWAETNAKDLQKHVVAYLNTDNSDRGFLRVAGSHTLEKFFNQVARDVPDPEKPLSILERRRAYDLVTGTPEVQKDARERPDLRIAALGAGSDYSPYLQHLGIPSMNVGFGGEGEGGEYHSIFDSFDDFTRFKDPTFAYGVALAQTMGRCELRLVDADVLPFEFQNFSNTVAKYSTEVKKLTDDMRTETDKQTKLLAEQRYEAVSNPDQPLLPPKAQAAVPQLDFAPLDAALQKLAQSAEAYEQARQNPLPPDRQKTLDQLLYQAEQQLLSAEGLPRRPWYRHQLYAPGFYTGYGVKTLPGVREAVEERKWAEADEQIKRTAAAIDRFAGQVNRAAEVATPKVL, from the coding sequence ATGCTGAAACGCTACCCCCTGCTGCTGCTGGCCGCTAGCCTGCTGGCCCGCCCGCTGGCCGCCCAAACCGCTCCGCCCGCCGGTAAGCCGCTACTGGGCTTCGGGCCCACCACGGCGGCAGCCGAGTACCAGCTCGAAACCAAGTTCGACGCCCAGCTCAAGGCCGACGAGCTGCGCCAGTGGATGAAGCGCCTGGCCGCGCACCCGCACCACGTGGGCTCGCCCTACGACAAGGACAACGCCGAATTCATGGCCGGCCTGTTTAAAAGCTGGGGCTACGCCACGCGCATCGACGTGTCGTATGTGCTGTTTCCGACGCCCAAGCTGCGCAAGCTAGAGCTGGTGGCGCCGACTCCTTTCACGGCTAGCCTCACTGAAAAGCCGGTGCCCGAAGACGCCACTTCGGGCCAGACCAGCGAGCAGCTGCCCACCTACAACTGCTTCTCGAAGGATGGCGACGTGACGGCCGAGCTGGTATTTGTGAACCAGGGCATCCCGAAAGACTACGAGGAGCTGGCCCGCCGCGGCATCGACGTGCGGGGTAAAATCGTGATTGCCAAGTACGGCGGCTCGTGGCGCGGCATCAAGCCCAAGGTGGCCGCCGAGATGGGCGCCATCGGCTGCCTCATCTACTCCGACCCCAAAGACGACGGCTACGCCCAGGGCGACGTGTACCCCAAGGGCCCCTTCAAGCCCGAAACCGGCGCCCAGCGCGGCTCGGTGCTCGATATGCCCACCTACTCCGGCGACCCGCTCACGCCGGGCTACGGCTCGACCAAAAACGCCAAGCACCTCGACTACCGCACCGCGCCCACGCTCACGCAGATACCCGTGCTGCCCATCTCGTACGGCGACGCCCTACCCCTGCTTTCGGCGCTGGCCGGCCCCATGGCGCCGCCCGACTGGCGCGGCGCGCTGCCCATCCCGTACCACCTTGGGCCGGGGCCGGCCAAGGTGCACTTGCAGCTCGAGTTCAACTGGAAAACCGAGCCGGTTTACAACGTCATTGCCACGCTGCGGGGCCGGGAGCTGCCCGATGAGTGGATACTGCGCGGCAACCACCACGACGCCTGGGTCAACGGCGCCAGCGACCCGCTCAGCGGCATGGTGGCTGAGTTGGAGGAAGCCCGCGCCCTCGGCGAGCTGGTAAAAACCGGCTGGCGGCCCCGGCGCACGCTCATGTTCTGTGCCTGGGACGGCGAGGAGCCCGGCCTGCTGGGCTCGACGGAGTGGGCCGAAACCAACGCCAAGGACCTGCAAAAGCACGTGGTGGCCTACCTGAACACCGACAACAGCGACCGGGGCTTTTTGCGCGTTGCCGGCTCGCACACGCTCGAGAAGTTCTTCAATCAGGTGGCCCGCGATGTGCCCGACCCCGAAAAGCCGCTCTCCATCCTGGAGCGGCGGCGGGCGTATGACCTCGTGACGGGCACGCCCGAGGTGCAGAAGGATGCCCGTGAGCGCCCCGACCTGCGCATTGCCGCGCTGGGTGCGGGCTCCGACTACTCGCCCTACCTTCAGCACCTCGGTATTCCGTCGATGAACGTGGGCTTTGGCGGCGAGGGCGAGGGCGGCGAGTACCACTCCATCTTCGACTCGTTCGATGATTTCACACGCTTTAAAGACCCCACGTTTGCCTACGGCGTGGCTCTGGCTCAAACCATGGGTCGCTGCGAATTGCGTCTGGTCGATGCCGATGTGCTGCCCTTCGAGTTTCAGAACTTCTCGAACACCGTGGCTAAGTACAGCACCGAGGTCAAAAAGCTGACCGACGACATGCGCACCGAAACCGACAAGCAAACCAAGCTGCTGGCCGAGCAGCGCTACGAAGCCGTGTCGAACCCCGACCAGCCGCTGCTACCCCCCAAGGCGCAGGCCGCCGTGCCCCAGCTCGACTTCGCGCCCCTCGACGCGGCCCTACAAAAGCTGGCCCAGAGCGCCGAGGCCTACGAGCAGGCCCGCCAAAACCCCCTACCCCCCGACCGCCAGAAAACCCTCGACCAACTGCTGTACCAGGCTGAGCAGCAGCTCCTCAGTGCCGAAGGCCTGCCGCGCCGCCCTTGGTACCGCCACCAGCTATACGCGCCCGGTTTCTACACCGGCTACGGGGTGAAAACCCTGCCCGGTGTCCGCGAAGCCGTGGAGGAGCGCAAGTGGGCCGAGGCTGACGAGCAGATAAAGCGCACCGCCGCCGCTATCGACCGCTTCGCCGGGCAGGTAAATCGGGCGGCCGAAGTGGCTACTCCGAAAGTGCTGTAA
- a CDS encoding proline iminopeptidase-family hydrolase: MPANYFPAEESGVKTGGIQVIPITTPKGKFNVWTKKFGNNPKIKVLLLNGGPGATHEYFECMESFLPQEGIEFIYYDQLGCGNSDNPRDTSMWSLPRYVEEVEQVRQALNLTKDNFYLLGHSWGGILAAEYAFKYQKNLKGLIISNMMMSCPAYGRYADEVLAKQMKPEVLKEIRQIEAKKDFSNPRYMGLLEPNFYAEHLCRIVPNPEPVRRSLGKLNQSLYVTMQGPSEFGISGKLTTWDRTKDLPQLTIPVLSIGGKYDTMDPAHMAWIATQVKQGAALICPKGSHMSMYDDQQTYMTGFVKFLKAVDDGSFKAGTNL, translated from the coding sequence ATGCCGGCCAATTATTTCCCAGCCGAGGAAAGCGGCGTGAAAACCGGCGGCATCCAGGTCATTCCCATCACCACGCCTAAGGGCAAGTTCAACGTCTGGACCAAAAAATTTGGTAATAACCCAAAAATCAAGGTGTTGCTGCTCAACGGCGGACCGGGCGCCACGCACGAGTATTTTGAGTGCATGGAGAGCTTTCTGCCGCAGGAGGGCATCGAGTTTATCTACTACGACCAGCTAGGGTGCGGCAACTCCGACAACCCCCGCGACACCAGCATGTGGAGCCTGCCGCGCTACGTGGAGGAAGTGGAGCAGGTGCGCCAGGCGCTGAATCTGACCAAAGACAACTTCTACCTGCTGGGCCACAGCTGGGGCGGCATCCTGGCGGCCGAGTATGCTTTCAAGTACCAGAAAAATCTCAAAGGCCTAATTATCAGTAATATGATGATGAGTTGCCCGGCCTATGGGCGCTACGCCGACGAGGTGCTGGCCAAGCAGATGAAGCCCGAAGTGCTGAAGGAAATCCGGCAGATTGAGGCTAAAAAGGACTTTAGCAACCCGCGCTACATGGGCCTGCTGGAACCCAACTTCTATGCCGAGCACCTGTGCCGCATCGTGCCCAACCCCGAGCCGGTGCGCCGCTCGCTGGGCAAGCTCAACCAGTCGCTCTACGTGACGATGCAGGGGCCCAGCGAGTTCGGCATTTCAGGTAAGCTCACCACCTGGGACCGTACCAAGGACCTGCCGCAGCTTACCATTCCGGTGCTTAGCATCGGCGGCAAGTACGATACCATGGACCCCGCGCACATGGCCTGGATTGCCACCCAGGTCAAGCAAGGGGCCGCGCTTATCTGCCCTAAAGGCAGCCACATGAGCATGTATGACGACCAGCAAACCTACATGACCGGCTTCGTCAAGTTTTTAAAAGCGGTGGACGACGGCTCGTTTAAAGCCGGCACCAACCTGTAG